From Xenopus laevis strain J_2021 chromosome 7L, Xenopus_laevis_v10.1, whole genome shotgun sequence, one genomic window encodes:
- the tlr21.L gene encoding toll-like receptor 13, whose amino-acid sequence MVQSRQVTDMTILLVVLTFVILLIPGLTSYGFRNCIQSPENIHSYNCVFRELTDIKSAVDDLSSDVQFLNVSHNNILTLHQGSFQHMPFLHTLRLNNNSLQHLDPGAFENLTMLEYLDLSSNLISNLSKEMFLGLQNVSYLFLNDNLLSFIHPEAFRHLTNLQLFNLSMNNLHNFEKFVQSIHPLQKLNTLMLCSNQISSLNHTHRLPFTLQILFLCKNHLTTMDCQHDFFLNVSSLDLSYNNISTSSLQTMDLRQVKHLSLAFNDNLDILTFIQNSTAPIRRIDYSGLNLNNDSKLKILCRYLKGFTMNSLNLLENNIRKLSSGTLTECPIKTTLDLSRNRLKGLGCLEFMKGSNVENLFLEHNLLKELITCSKANHFPNLRYISFRYNRIWIVKSNSFHFAPNLQTLYLNINNIVFLERYALSGLRNLTELRLDNNLITDLYENSFDDLTELMILNLRNNRVSVIFSRVFHSLRKLRTLDLGGNKITQLKSQSFYGLQSLSKLYLDGNQIKEISIHVFSYVQSTLLVLDLKSNKLHFNSARETFSPFHNLSKLYDLKLQAQQPYGLTAIPQGFFKGLKSLKSLYLAQNRISSLSSNVFDELSQLTYLSLAEDCNGIQKLPSGIFKNLRNLHVLDLENICLQYMKMEVFSNLTNLKRVLLTKNALQHINIKVFENMTQLKYLDLRKCPLSCTCNNAELQMWFKKAPVQIIHPYNLTCPDKEKSYFHDFDTNVCDMEIKLNLFCSSFPSILLFIIIPIVYSKFYWMLKYNYFLFVAWLHERWKSEKELYKYDAFVSYNTHDEEWVYKTMLPMLENSALRLCLHHRDFQLGRDIIDNIVDSIHNSRKTICVVSRSYLQSEWCSLEMQLASYKLFDEMRDVLVLILLDEIPDRELSTYHRMRKLMLKKTYITWPTEPEAQQLFWAKVEEAVSGQRPSEVVVGAKIRELNHCSAERY is encoded by the coding sequence ATGGTGCAAAGTAGACAAGTCACAGACATGACGATACTATTGGTTGTCCTGACCTTCGTTATCTTGCTTATCCCAGGATTAACCAGTTATGGTTTTAGGAACTGCATCCAAAGCCCTGAAAATATCCATAGTTACAACTGTGTCTTTCGAGAACTGACAGATATTAAAAGTGCAGTAGATGACCTTTCCAGCGATGTACAGTTTCTTAACGTCTCACACAACAACATCCTGACTCTGCATCAAGGAAGCTTCCAGCACATGCCTTTTCTCCATACCCTACGGCTAAACAATAACAGCTTACAACATCTTGACCCAGGAGCCTTTGAGAACTTAACAATGCTAGAATATTTGGACTTGTCATCAAACTTGATCTCAAATCTCTCCAAGGAAATGTTTCTTGGGCTCCAAAATGTATCATACCTATTTCTCAATGATAACTTGTTGTCCTTCATTCACCCGGAAGCCTTCAGACATCTAACAAACCTCCAACTCTTCAATCTATCAATGAATAACTTGCATAACTTTGAAAAGTTTGTCCAGTCTATTCACCCCTTGCAGAAACTGAATACTTTAATGCTGTGCAGTAACCAGATTTCCTCACTGAATCATACTCATAGACTTCCCTTTACTCTACAAATACTCTTCCTATGTAAGAACCACCTGACCACCATGGATTGTCAACATGACTTCTTCCTCAATGTTAGTTCTCTTGACCTATCATATAACAACATTTCCACATCTTCTCTGCAAACTATGGATTTGAGACAAGTCAAACATTTGAGTTTAGCTTTTAATGACAATTTAGATATACTCACATTCATACAGAATTCTACTGCTCCCATTAGAAGAATTGATTATTCTGGATTAAACCTAAATAATGACTCTAAACTGAAAATATTGTGCCGTTACCTAAAAGGCTTCACTATGAACTCACTCAATCTCCTTGAAAACAATATTAGAAAACTGAGCAGTGGCACATTGACTGAATGTCCAATCAAAACGACATTGGATTTATCCAGAAACCGTCTGAAGGGTCTTGGTTGTTTGGAATTTATGAAAGGGTCAAATGTAGAAAATCTATTTTTGGAGCACAACTTGTTAAAGGAACTGATTACCTGCAGCAAAGCAAATCATTTCCCAAACCTGCGATACATCTCTTTCCGATACAATAGGATCTGGATAGTGAAAAGCAATTCATTTCATTTTGCTCCCAATTTACAAACACTGTATTTAAACATCAACAACATTGTATTTCTGGAAAGGTACGCCTTAAGTGGCCTGAGAAATCTAACAGAGTTACGTCTAGATAACAATTTGATAACGGACTTGTATGAAAACTCATTTGACGATTTAACAGAACTTATGATTTTAAATCTCCGGAACAACAGGGTGTCTGTCATCTTCTCCAGAGTGTTTCACAGTCTGAGAAAACTCAGAACTCTGGACTTGGGCGGTAACAAAATAACGCAGTTAAAAAGCCAATCATTTTATGGCCTCCAATCCCTGTCTAAACTTTACCTAGATGGCAACCAGATCAAGGAAATCAGCATACATGTCTTCTCCTATGTGCAGTCTACCCTACTTGTGCTGGACCTGAAATCAAACAAGTTGCACTTTAACAGCGCCAGGGAGACATTCTCGCCCTTCCATAATCTTTCCAAACTTTATGATCTAAAGCTTCAAGCTCAGCAACCATACGGTCTTACTGCCATTCCACAAGGTTTCTTTAAAGGTCTTAAGTCTCTTAAATCACTTTATTTAGCACAAAACCGAATTTCCTCTCTCAGTTCCAATGTGTTCGATGAACTCAGTCAGTTGACCTACCTCAGTCTAGCCGAGGACTGTAATGGTATCCAAAAACTACCATCAGGTATCTTCAAGAACCTCAGAAACCTTCATGTTCTAGACCTTGAAAATATTTGCCTTCAGTATATGAAAATGGAAGTGTTTTCAAACCTTACTAATTTAAAGAGAGTGCTATTGACAAAAAATGCACTGCAACATATAAATATCAAAGTTTTTGAGAACATGACTCAATTAAAATACCTGGACCTGCGCAAGTGCCCCCTTAGCTGCACTTGCAACAATGCTGAACTGCAAATGTGGTTTAAAAAGGCCCCTGTGCAGATTATCCATCCTTACAACTTGACGTGTCCTGACAAAGAAAAGTCTTACTTTCATGACTTTGACACCAATGTCTGTGATATGGAAATTAAACTGAATCTCTTTTGCTCATCTTTTCCCAGCATTTTGCTCTTTATCATAATTCCCATCGTATATAGCAAGTTCTACTGGATGCTCAAGTACAATTACTTTCTCTTTGTTGCCTGGCTACACGAACGATGGAAGTCAGAAAAAGAACTCTATAAATATGATGCTTTTGTCTCTTACAATACCCATGATGAGGAGTGGGTATATAAAACAATGCTGCCTATGCTAGAGAACTCGGCTCTTCGTCTCTGCCTCCATCACCGGGACTTCCAGCTTGGTAGAGACATCATAGACAATATTGTGGACAGTATACACAACAGCCGTAAAACCATTTGTGTTGTGAGCAGGAGCTACTTACAGAGTGAGTGGTGCTCCTTAGAGATGCAGCTTGCCAGCTACAAACTCTTTGATGAGATGAGGGATGTCCTTGTACTTATCTTATTAGATGAAATCCCAGACAGAGAGCTTTCCACTTATCACAGGATGAGGAAACTGAtgctgaaaaaaacatatattactTGGCCAACTGAACCTGAAGCACAACAGTTGTTTTGGGCTAAAGTCGAAGAGGCAGTGTCAGGCCAAAGGCCCTCAGAGGTTGTAGTGGGAGCAAAAATTAGAGAGCTTAACCATTGTTCAGCTGAGCGGTACTAA